In Monomorium pharaonis isolate MP-MQ-018 chromosome 3, ASM1337386v2, whole genome shotgun sequence, a genomic segment contains:
- the LOC105828207 gene encoding uncharacterized protein LOC105828207 yields MWIFCILIKLFQLIILLMLSGILFSVAAVSRLMEISIILVYPTAVFLLRQAANLVIFLTILTAKMTSSAFHKLCTLVKCNNQQLETAPQQEPSLRVAQLQLDVQTPFVLYKSSILEEIPQDILSSKDEFSAVTLADKGIIEPAQDQLQDNI; encoded by the exons ATGTGGATTTTTTGt aTACTGATCAAACTTTTCcaacttataattttgttgatgTTGTCTGGGATTCTGTTTTCTGTTGCTGCTGTTTCGCGTTTGATGGAAATATCGATTATCCTGGTATATCCTACAGCCGTATTCTTATTACGACAGGCTGCAAATTTAGTCATC TTTCTAACAATCCTGACGGCAAAAATGACATCCTCGGCGTTTCACAAACTATGCACACTTGTTAAATGCAATAATCAGCAGCTGGAAACGGCTCCTCAACAAGAACCATCGCTGAGAGTTGCTCAACTTCAACTTGACGTGCAAACTCCTTTTGTGCTGTACAAAAGTAGCATCCTTGAAGAAATACCACAAGATATTCTATCTTCAAAAGATGAATTTTCTGCTGTAACATTAGCAGACAAGGGTATTATCGAACCCGCACAAGATCAATTACAGGATAACATCTAG